A window of Diospyros lotus cultivar Yz01 chromosome 14, ASM1463336v1, whole genome shotgun sequence contains these coding sequences:
- the LOC127789540 gene encoding uncharacterized protein LOC127789540 isoform X2, translated as MGKNLHHRETGIPVEANHPKCTWGVLHILYHHRWTQVRKKMLPHKRHGGERHAMDKQGQTAKEGGKPNIKEDSVYTTDSGVEENVHTEMQNPVASEHTPVTKSSMKSRIKAFIADERSKRKGRHYRTSSHPTRLQTAQTDSVHNVEASDSSPRTGVPSIDASPKIVCKDNENSSAVSTFDSLQSKQQVTSNKTCELCSTMLTVNLMGNNSQVGGEHGKLPVENDKIVQDKLNKAKQFLLALERRNSEDFDEDVSFHKSKQFLDVLDAFNMKKESFLKVLPDPTSYLGHYFHGRQTFSSRKGFTKSMSFPLAGGSSKRDFGPSKLKNEHQTECRVKMVEKTQTGSEVQKSVKLESTEGGSEAWVPLKSGSTIDVPKVYMLKPESLDNSSNGSTSGVKNREGNRVVTKGFKNLKKKIKHVIREGRKETHRITMDAVFHKIPYGRKPSKDAREEVAGSHETAAVKAGKSSSQIINEKDRQSGPQLSRKPSFDGSLDRYCQLYECSCNAEPKHHISGTLKLRKEGMPSPSRKPSKTLERILSLPDLRPYYLHHEDYLDATSSGMSIRTQVNNSVHVPSVRLDETLLDAPAGRGNQNLAELRESDDVPKDEMGSTSLANEKAEGEVDYTPDDLGSLNTAESDAQQENENLTITSLVSKLPEQSSISVLDSSDDDMASTIKFSVSEGSFQSLVSQHDQASNAIELAFPPDLENGSFQSFASQQDQAGISFGLAVAADLVNESFESFASLQDEAGISIKEFNSELLRVLVDTSNVDHFNFVKYALDLSGFSRDELLGMWHSPEQPLDPALFKEVEDYLVPELDSSETEEEAINLNHLLLFDVINEVLLEIHERSFTYWPVPLSSTSQIRPFPVGHHVLEEVWENIRWYLSWRPEVDQSLDDAVTRDLARSDGWMNLQFESECVCLELEDIIFDDLLDELVWT; from the exons ATGGGTAAGAACCTGCATCATCGTGAGACTGGCATCCCAGTAGAGGCCAATCATCCAAAATGCACGTGGGGTGTGCTTCATATTCTTTACCACCATCGTTGGACTCAAGTTAGGAAGAAAATGCTACCACATAAAAGGCATGGAGGTGAAAGGCATGCCATGG ATAAACAAGGACAAACCGCCAAGGAAGGGGGCAAACCAAATATAAAAGAAG ATAGTGTATATACCACTGATTCTGGAGTCGAAGAGAATGTGCATACTGAAATGCAAAACCCCGTT GCATCAGAGCATACTCCAGTTACCAAAAGCTCAATGAAATCTCGAATAAAAGCTTTTATCGCTGACGAGAGGTCGAAGAGAAAGGGTCGACACTACAGGACTTCTTCACACCCAACACGACTGCAAACAGCACAAACAGATTCTGTCCATAATGTAGAAGCTTCAGATTCAAGTCCACGTACTGGAGTTCCTTCAATTGATGCTAGTCCAAAGATTGTTTGCAAAGACAACGAGAACTCTTCTGCTGTTAGTACATTTGACTCGCTGCAATCCAAGCAACAGGTAACCAGCAACAAAACGTGTGAGCTGTGCTCCACAATGCTTACTGTGAATTTGATGGGGAATAATAGCCAGGTTGGTGGTGAGCACGGGAAGCTGCCAGTGGAAAATGACAAGATTGTTCAGGACAAGTTAAACAAAGCAAAGCAATTCTTATTGGCATTGGAACGAAGAAATTCAGAGGACTTCGATGAAGATGTTTCATTCCACAAGTCAAAGCAGTTTCTGGATGTTCTTGATGCATTCAACATGAAAAAGGAATCATTTCTGAAAGTTCTACCGGACCCAACCTCTTATTTGGGACACTACTTCCATGGCCGGCAAACATTCAGCTCAAGGAAAGGATTCACCAAGTCAATGTCATTTCCTTTAGCTGGTGGGTCAAGCAAACGAGATTTTGGGCCTAGCAAGCTTAAGAATGAGCACCAGACAGAATGTCGAGTGAAAATGGTAGAGAAGACACAAACTGGTAGTGAAGTTCAAAAGTCGGTTAAACTAGAGTCTACAGAAGGAGGTAGTGAAGCCTGGGTTCCACTGAAATCTGGATCTACGATAGATGTTCCAAAAGTCTACATGCTAAAGCCTGAGTCTTTAGATAATTCTTCTAATGGTTCAACCTCTGGGGTGAAGAATAGAGAGGGGAATAGAGTGGTCACAAAGGGTTTCAAAAATcttaagaaaaagataaaacatgTTATTAGGGAGGGTAGAAAGGAAACCCATAGGATTACCATGGATGCTGTTTTTCACAAAATTCCTTATGGCCGTAAACCCTCCAAAGATGCAAGGGAGGAGGTTGCTGGTTCCCATGAGACAGCTGCTGTCAAAGCTGGTAAATCTAGCTCTCAAATTATCAACGAAAAAGATCGTCAAAGTGGACCCCAACTCTCTAGAAAGCCATCTTTTGATGGATCGCTCGATAGATATTGTCAACTGTACGAGTGTAGTTGCAATGCAGAACCCAAACATCATATATCTGGCACGCTGAAGTTGAGAAAAGAAGGGATGCCTTCGCCTAGCCGGAAGCCTTCAAAAACTTTGGAAAGGATTCTGTCCTTGCCTGATCTTAGACCGTATTATCTCCACCATGAGGACTATCTCGATGCTACTTCTTCGGGAATGTCAATTAGGACCCAAGTAAACAACAGTGTGCATGTACCCAGTGTTAGGTTGGATGAGACACTGTTAGATGCCCCTGCAGGGCGTGGAAATCAAAACTTGGCTGAACTTAGGGAGTCAGATGATGTTCCAAAGGACGAGATGGGATCGACATCATTGGCAAATGAGAAAGCAGAAGGTGAAGTAGATTATACTCCTGATGATTTGGGAAGCTTGAACACAGCAGAAAGTGATGCTCAACAGGAGAATGAAAACCTGACCATAACAAGTCTTGTTAGTAAGCTGCCAGaacaaagttcaatttctgtGCTCGACTCTTCTGACGACGATATGGCTAGCACAATAAAGTTTTCAGTGTCTGAAG GGTCATTCCAGTCCCTTGTCAGTCAGCATGATCAGGCTAGCAATGCTATTGAACTTGCATTCCCTCCTGATTTAGAGAACG GGTCATTCCAGTCCTTCGCCAGTCAGCAAGATCAGGCTGGCATTTCTTTCGGGCTTGCTGTCGCTGCTGATCTAGTGAACG AGTCATTCGAGTCTTTCGCCAGTCTGCAAGATGAGGCCGGCATTTCTATCAAGGAATTCAACAGCGAATTGTTACGGGTTCTTGTTGATACAAGCAACGTAGACCACTTCAATTTTGTCAAATATGCTCTGGACTTATCTGGCTTCAGCAGGGATGAGTTACTAGGGATGTGGCATTCCCCTGAGCAGCCACTGGACCCTGCCCTGTTTAAGGAAGTTGAGGACTACTTGGTCCCCGAACTCGACTCGTCTGAAACCGAAGAAGAGGCCATCAACCTTAACCATCTGCTCTTGTTTGATGTGATCAACGAAGTGTTGCTAGAGATACACGAGAGATCCTTCACCTACTGGCCGGTGCCCTTGTCCTCAACTTCCCAGATCCGGCCATTCCCCGTGGGGCACCATGTCCTGGAAGAGGTATGGGAAAACATAAGATGGTACTTGAGCTGGAGGCCCGAGGTCGATCAGTCGCTAGACGACGCTGTCACCCGGGACTTAGCGAGGAGTGACGGTTGGATGAACCTCCAATTTGAATCCGAATGCGTTTGTTTAGAGCTCGAGGACATAATATTCGACGATCTCTTGGACGAACTTGTTTGGACCTGA
- the LOC127789540 gene encoding uncharacterized protein LOC127789540 isoform X1 has protein sequence MGKNLHHRETGIPVEANHPKCTWGVLHILYHHRWTQVRKKMLPHKRHGGERHAMDKQGQTAKEGGKPNIKEADSVYTTDSGVEENVHTEMQNPVASEHTPVTKSSMKSRIKAFIADERSKRKGRHYRTSSHPTRLQTAQTDSVHNVEASDSSPRTGVPSIDASPKIVCKDNENSSAVSTFDSLQSKQQVTSNKTCELCSTMLTVNLMGNNSQVGGEHGKLPVENDKIVQDKLNKAKQFLLALERRNSEDFDEDVSFHKSKQFLDVLDAFNMKKESFLKVLPDPTSYLGHYFHGRQTFSSRKGFTKSMSFPLAGGSSKRDFGPSKLKNEHQTECRVKMVEKTQTGSEVQKSVKLESTEGGSEAWVPLKSGSTIDVPKVYMLKPESLDNSSNGSTSGVKNREGNRVVTKGFKNLKKKIKHVIREGRKETHRITMDAVFHKIPYGRKPSKDAREEVAGSHETAAVKAGKSSSQIINEKDRQSGPQLSRKPSFDGSLDRYCQLYECSCNAEPKHHISGTLKLRKEGMPSPSRKPSKTLERILSLPDLRPYYLHHEDYLDATSSGMSIRTQVNNSVHVPSVRLDETLLDAPAGRGNQNLAELRESDDVPKDEMGSTSLANEKAEGEVDYTPDDLGSLNTAESDAQQENENLTITSLVSKLPEQSSISVLDSSDDDMASTIKFSVSEGSFQSLVSQHDQASNAIELAFPPDLENGSFQSFASQQDQAGISFGLAVAADLVNESFESFASLQDEAGISIKEFNSELLRVLVDTSNVDHFNFVKYALDLSGFSRDELLGMWHSPEQPLDPALFKEVEDYLVPELDSSETEEEAINLNHLLLFDVINEVLLEIHERSFTYWPVPLSSTSQIRPFPVGHHVLEEVWENIRWYLSWRPEVDQSLDDAVTRDLARSDGWMNLQFESECVCLELEDIIFDDLLDELVWT, from the exons ATGGGTAAGAACCTGCATCATCGTGAGACTGGCATCCCAGTAGAGGCCAATCATCCAAAATGCACGTGGGGTGTGCTTCATATTCTTTACCACCATCGTTGGACTCAAGTTAGGAAGAAAATGCTACCACATAAAAGGCATGGAGGTGAAAGGCATGCCATGG ATAAACAAGGACAAACCGCCAAGGAAGGGGGCAAACCAAATATAAAAGAAG CAGATAGTGTATATACCACTGATTCTGGAGTCGAAGAGAATGTGCATACTGAAATGCAAAACCCCGTT GCATCAGAGCATACTCCAGTTACCAAAAGCTCAATGAAATCTCGAATAAAAGCTTTTATCGCTGACGAGAGGTCGAAGAGAAAGGGTCGACACTACAGGACTTCTTCACACCCAACACGACTGCAAACAGCACAAACAGATTCTGTCCATAATGTAGAAGCTTCAGATTCAAGTCCACGTACTGGAGTTCCTTCAATTGATGCTAGTCCAAAGATTGTTTGCAAAGACAACGAGAACTCTTCTGCTGTTAGTACATTTGACTCGCTGCAATCCAAGCAACAGGTAACCAGCAACAAAACGTGTGAGCTGTGCTCCACAATGCTTACTGTGAATTTGATGGGGAATAATAGCCAGGTTGGTGGTGAGCACGGGAAGCTGCCAGTGGAAAATGACAAGATTGTTCAGGACAAGTTAAACAAAGCAAAGCAATTCTTATTGGCATTGGAACGAAGAAATTCAGAGGACTTCGATGAAGATGTTTCATTCCACAAGTCAAAGCAGTTTCTGGATGTTCTTGATGCATTCAACATGAAAAAGGAATCATTTCTGAAAGTTCTACCGGACCCAACCTCTTATTTGGGACACTACTTCCATGGCCGGCAAACATTCAGCTCAAGGAAAGGATTCACCAAGTCAATGTCATTTCCTTTAGCTGGTGGGTCAAGCAAACGAGATTTTGGGCCTAGCAAGCTTAAGAATGAGCACCAGACAGAATGTCGAGTGAAAATGGTAGAGAAGACACAAACTGGTAGTGAAGTTCAAAAGTCGGTTAAACTAGAGTCTACAGAAGGAGGTAGTGAAGCCTGGGTTCCACTGAAATCTGGATCTACGATAGATGTTCCAAAAGTCTACATGCTAAAGCCTGAGTCTTTAGATAATTCTTCTAATGGTTCAACCTCTGGGGTGAAGAATAGAGAGGGGAATAGAGTGGTCACAAAGGGTTTCAAAAATcttaagaaaaagataaaacatgTTATTAGGGAGGGTAGAAAGGAAACCCATAGGATTACCATGGATGCTGTTTTTCACAAAATTCCTTATGGCCGTAAACCCTCCAAAGATGCAAGGGAGGAGGTTGCTGGTTCCCATGAGACAGCTGCTGTCAAAGCTGGTAAATCTAGCTCTCAAATTATCAACGAAAAAGATCGTCAAAGTGGACCCCAACTCTCTAGAAAGCCATCTTTTGATGGATCGCTCGATAGATATTGTCAACTGTACGAGTGTAGTTGCAATGCAGAACCCAAACATCATATATCTGGCACGCTGAAGTTGAGAAAAGAAGGGATGCCTTCGCCTAGCCGGAAGCCTTCAAAAACTTTGGAAAGGATTCTGTCCTTGCCTGATCTTAGACCGTATTATCTCCACCATGAGGACTATCTCGATGCTACTTCTTCGGGAATGTCAATTAGGACCCAAGTAAACAACAGTGTGCATGTACCCAGTGTTAGGTTGGATGAGACACTGTTAGATGCCCCTGCAGGGCGTGGAAATCAAAACTTGGCTGAACTTAGGGAGTCAGATGATGTTCCAAAGGACGAGATGGGATCGACATCATTGGCAAATGAGAAAGCAGAAGGTGAAGTAGATTATACTCCTGATGATTTGGGAAGCTTGAACACAGCAGAAAGTGATGCTCAACAGGAGAATGAAAACCTGACCATAACAAGTCTTGTTAGTAAGCTGCCAGaacaaagttcaatttctgtGCTCGACTCTTCTGACGACGATATGGCTAGCACAATAAAGTTTTCAGTGTCTGAAG GGTCATTCCAGTCCCTTGTCAGTCAGCATGATCAGGCTAGCAATGCTATTGAACTTGCATTCCCTCCTGATTTAGAGAACG GGTCATTCCAGTCCTTCGCCAGTCAGCAAGATCAGGCTGGCATTTCTTTCGGGCTTGCTGTCGCTGCTGATCTAGTGAACG AGTCATTCGAGTCTTTCGCCAGTCTGCAAGATGAGGCCGGCATTTCTATCAAGGAATTCAACAGCGAATTGTTACGGGTTCTTGTTGATACAAGCAACGTAGACCACTTCAATTTTGTCAAATATGCTCTGGACTTATCTGGCTTCAGCAGGGATGAGTTACTAGGGATGTGGCATTCCCCTGAGCAGCCACTGGACCCTGCCCTGTTTAAGGAAGTTGAGGACTACTTGGTCCCCGAACTCGACTCGTCTGAAACCGAAGAAGAGGCCATCAACCTTAACCATCTGCTCTTGTTTGATGTGATCAACGAAGTGTTGCTAGAGATACACGAGAGATCCTTCACCTACTGGCCGGTGCCCTTGTCCTCAACTTCCCAGATCCGGCCATTCCCCGTGGGGCACCATGTCCTGGAAGAGGTATGGGAAAACATAAGATGGTACTTGAGCTGGAGGCCCGAGGTCGATCAGTCGCTAGACGACGCTGTCACCCGGGACTTAGCGAGGAGTGACGGTTGGATGAACCTCCAATTTGAATCCGAATGCGTTTGTTTAGAGCTCGAGGACATAATATTCGACGATCTCTTGGACGAACTTGTTTGGACCTGA
- the LOC127789540 gene encoding uncharacterized protein LOC127789540 isoform X4: MKSRIKAFIADERSKRKGRHYRTSSHPTRLQTAQTDSVHNVEASDSSPRTGVPSIDASPKIVCKDNENSSAVSTFDSLQSKQQVTSNKTCELCSTMLTVNLMGNNSQVGGEHGKLPVENDKIVQDKLNKAKQFLLALERRNSEDFDEDVSFHKSKQFLDVLDAFNMKKESFLKVLPDPTSYLGHYFHGRQTFSSRKGFTKSMSFPLAGGSSKRDFGPSKLKNEHQTECRVKMVEKTQTGSEVQKSVKLESTEGGSEAWVPLKSGSTIDVPKVYMLKPESLDNSSNGSTSGVKNREGNRVVTKGFKNLKKKIKHVIREGRKETHRITMDAVFHKIPYGRKPSKDAREEVAGSHETAAVKAGKSSSQIINEKDRQSGPQLSRKPSFDGSLDRYCQLYECSCNAEPKHHISGTLKLRKEGMPSPSRKPSKTLERILSLPDLRPYYLHHEDYLDATSSGMSIRTQVNNSVHVPSVRLDETLLDAPAGRGNQNLAELRESDDVPKDEMGSTSLANEKAEGEVDYTPDDLGSLNTAESDAQQENENLTITSLVSKLPEQSSISVLDSSDDDMASTIKFSVSEGSFQSLVSQHDQASNAIELAFPPDLENGSFQSFASQQDQAGISFGLAVAADLVNESFESFASLQDEAGISIKEFNSELLRVLVDTSNVDHFNFVKYALDLSGFSRDELLGMWHSPEQPLDPALFKEVEDYLVPELDSSETEEEAINLNHLLLFDVINEVLLEIHERSFTYWPVPLSSTSQIRPFPVGHHVLEEVWENIRWYLSWRPEVDQSLDDAVTRDLARSDGWMNLQFESECVCLELEDIIFDDLLDELVWT, encoded by the exons ATGAAATCTCGAATAAAAGCTTTTATCGCTGACGAGAGGTCGAAGAGAAAGGGTCGACACTACAGGACTTCTTCACACCCAACACGACTGCAAACAGCACAAACAGATTCTGTCCATAATGTAGAAGCTTCAGATTCAAGTCCACGTACTGGAGTTCCTTCAATTGATGCTAGTCCAAAGATTGTTTGCAAAGACAACGAGAACTCTTCTGCTGTTAGTACATTTGACTCGCTGCAATCCAAGCAACAGGTAACCAGCAACAAAACGTGTGAGCTGTGCTCCACAATGCTTACTGTGAATTTGATGGGGAATAATAGCCAGGTTGGTGGTGAGCACGGGAAGCTGCCAGTGGAAAATGACAAGATTGTTCAGGACAAGTTAAACAAAGCAAAGCAATTCTTATTGGCATTGGAACGAAGAAATTCAGAGGACTTCGATGAAGATGTTTCATTCCACAAGTCAAAGCAGTTTCTGGATGTTCTTGATGCATTCAACATGAAAAAGGAATCATTTCTGAAAGTTCTACCGGACCCAACCTCTTATTTGGGACACTACTTCCATGGCCGGCAAACATTCAGCTCAAGGAAAGGATTCACCAAGTCAATGTCATTTCCTTTAGCTGGTGGGTCAAGCAAACGAGATTTTGGGCCTAGCAAGCTTAAGAATGAGCACCAGACAGAATGTCGAGTGAAAATGGTAGAGAAGACACAAACTGGTAGTGAAGTTCAAAAGTCGGTTAAACTAGAGTCTACAGAAGGAGGTAGTGAAGCCTGGGTTCCACTGAAATCTGGATCTACGATAGATGTTCCAAAAGTCTACATGCTAAAGCCTGAGTCTTTAGATAATTCTTCTAATGGTTCAACCTCTGGGGTGAAGAATAGAGAGGGGAATAGAGTGGTCACAAAGGGTTTCAAAAATcttaagaaaaagataaaacatgTTATTAGGGAGGGTAGAAAGGAAACCCATAGGATTACCATGGATGCTGTTTTTCACAAAATTCCTTATGGCCGTAAACCCTCCAAAGATGCAAGGGAGGAGGTTGCTGGTTCCCATGAGACAGCTGCTGTCAAAGCTGGTAAATCTAGCTCTCAAATTATCAACGAAAAAGATCGTCAAAGTGGACCCCAACTCTCTAGAAAGCCATCTTTTGATGGATCGCTCGATAGATATTGTCAACTGTACGAGTGTAGTTGCAATGCAGAACCCAAACATCATATATCTGGCACGCTGAAGTTGAGAAAAGAAGGGATGCCTTCGCCTAGCCGGAAGCCTTCAAAAACTTTGGAAAGGATTCTGTCCTTGCCTGATCTTAGACCGTATTATCTCCACCATGAGGACTATCTCGATGCTACTTCTTCGGGAATGTCAATTAGGACCCAAGTAAACAACAGTGTGCATGTACCCAGTGTTAGGTTGGATGAGACACTGTTAGATGCCCCTGCAGGGCGTGGAAATCAAAACTTGGCTGAACTTAGGGAGTCAGATGATGTTCCAAAGGACGAGATGGGATCGACATCATTGGCAAATGAGAAAGCAGAAGGTGAAGTAGATTATACTCCTGATGATTTGGGAAGCTTGAACACAGCAGAAAGTGATGCTCAACAGGAGAATGAAAACCTGACCATAACAAGTCTTGTTAGTAAGCTGCCAGaacaaagttcaatttctgtGCTCGACTCTTCTGACGACGATATGGCTAGCACAATAAAGTTTTCAGTGTCTGAAG GGTCATTCCAGTCCCTTGTCAGTCAGCATGATCAGGCTAGCAATGCTATTGAACTTGCATTCCCTCCTGATTTAGAGAACG GGTCATTCCAGTCCTTCGCCAGTCAGCAAGATCAGGCTGGCATTTCTTTCGGGCTTGCTGTCGCTGCTGATCTAGTGAACG AGTCATTCGAGTCTTTCGCCAGTCTGCAAGATGAGGCCGGCATTTCTATCAAGGAATTCAACAGCGAATTGTTACGGGTTCTTGTTGATACAAGCAACGTAGACCACTTCAATTTTGTCAAATATGCTCTGGACTTATCTGGCTTCAGCAGGGATGAGTTACTAGGGATGTGGCATTCCCCTGAGCAGCCACTGGACCCTGCCCTGTTTAAGGAAGTTGAGGACTACTTGGTCCCCGAACTCGACTCGTCTGAAACCGAAGAAGAGGCCATCAACCTTAACCATCTGCTCTTGTTTGATGTGATCAACGAAGTGTTGCTAGAGATACACGAGAGATCCTTCACCTACTGGCCGGTGCCCTTGTCCTCAACTTCCCAGATCCGGCCATTCCCCGTGGGGCACCATGTCCTGGAAGAGGTATGGGAAAACATAAGATGGTACTTGAGCTGGAGGCCCGAGGTCGATCAGTCGCTAGACGACGCTGTCACCCGGGACTTAGCGAGGAGTGACGGTTGGATGAACCTCCAATTTGAATCCGAATGCGTTTGTTTAGAGCTCGAGGACATAATATTCGACGATCTCTTGGACGAACTTGTTTGGACCTGA
- the LOC127789540 gene encoding uncharacterized protein LOC127789540 isoform X3 — MGKNLHHRETGIPVEANHPKCTWGVLHILYHHRWTQVRKKMLPHKRHGGERHAMDKQGQTAKEGGKPNIKEADSVYTTDSGVEENVHTEMQNPVASEHTPVTKSSMKSRIKAFIADERSKRKGRHYRTSSHPTRLQTAQTDSVHNVEASDSSPRTGVPSIDASPKIVCKDNENSSAVSTFDSLQSKQQVGGEHGKLPVENDKIVQDKLNKAKQFLLALERRNSEDFDEDVSFHKSKQFLDVLDAFNMKKESFLKVLPDPTSYLGHYFHGRQTFSSRKGFTKSMSFPLAGGSSKRDFGPSKLKNEHQTECRVKMVEKTQTGSEVQKSVKLESTEGGSEAWVPLKSGSTIDVPKVYMLKPESLDNSSNGSTSGVKNREGNRVVTKGFKNLKKKIKHVIREGRKETHRITMDAVFHKIPYGRKPSKDAREEVAGSHETAAVKAGKSSSQIINEKDRQSGPQLSRKPSFDGSLDRYCQLYECSCNAEPKHHISGTLKLRKEGMPSPSRKPSKTLERILSLPDLRPYYLHHEDYLDATSSGMSIRTQVNNSVHVPSVRLDETLLDAPAGRGNQNLAELRESDDVPKDEMGSTSLANEKAEGEVDYTPDDLGSLNTAESDAQQENENLTITSLVSKLPEQSSISVLDSSDDDMASTIKFSVSEGSFQSLVSQHDQASNAIELAFPPDLENGSFQSFASQQDQAGISFGLAVAADLVNESFESFASLQDEAGISIKEFNSELLRVLVDTSNVDHFNFVKYALDLSGFSRDELLGMWHSPEQPLDPALFKEVEDYLVPELDSSETEEEAINLNHLLLFDVINEVLLEIHERSFTYWPVPLSSTSQIRPFPVGHHVLEEVWENIRWYLSWRPEVDQSLDDAVTRDLARSDGWMNLQFESECVCLELEDIIFDDLLDELVWT, encoded by the exons ATGGGTAAGAACCTGCATCATCGTGAGACTGGCATCCCAGTAGAGGCCAATCATCCAAAATGCACGTGGGGTGTGCTTCATATTCTTTACCACCATCGTTGGACTCAAGTTAGGAAGAAAATGCTACCACATAAAAGGCATGGAGGTGAAAGGCATGCCATGG ATAAACAAGGACAAACCGCCAAGGAAGGGGGCAAACCAAATATAAAAGAAG CAGATAGTGTATATACCACTGATTCTGGAGTCGAAGAGAATGTGCATACTGAAATGCAAAACCCCGTT GCATCAGAGCATACTCCAGTTACCAAAAGCTCAATGAAATCTCGAATAAAAGCTTTTATCGCTGACGAGAGGTCGAAGAGAAAGGGTCGACACTACAGGACTTCTTCACACCCAACACGACTGCAAACAGCACAAACAGATTCTGTCCATAATGTAGAAGCTTCAGATTCAAGTCCACGTACTGGAGTTCCTTCAATTGATGCTAGTCCAAAGATTGTTTGCAAAGACAACGAGAACTCTTCTGCTGTTAGTACATTTGACTCGCTGCAATCCAAGCAACAG GTTGGTGGTGAGCACGGGAAGCTGCCAGTGGAAAATGACAAGATTGTTCAGGACAAGTTAAACAAAGCAAAGCAATTCTTATTGGCATTGGAACGAAGAAATTCAGAGGACTTCGATGAAGATGTTTCATTCCACAAGTCAAAGCAGTTTCTGGATGTTCTTGATGCATTCAACATGAAAAAGGAATCATTTCTGAAAGTTCTACCGGACCCAACCTCTTATTTGGGACACTACTTCCATGGCCGGCAAACATTCAGCTCAAGGAAAGGATTCACCAAGTCAATGTCATTTCCTTTAGCTGGTGGGTCAAGCAAACGAGATTTTGGGCCTAGCAAGCTTAAGAATGAGCACCAGACAGAATGTCGAGTGAAAATGGTAGAGAAGACACAAACTGGTAGTGAAGTTCAAAAGTCGGTTAAACTAGAGTCTACAGAAGGAGGTAGTGAAGCCTGGGTTCCACTGAAATCTGGATCTACGATAGATGTTCCAAAAGTCTACATGCTAAAGCCTGAGTCTTTAGATAATTCTTCTAATGGTTCAACCTCTGGGGTGAAGAATAGAGAGGGGAATAGAGTGGTCACAAAGGGTTTCAAAAATcttaagaaaaagataaaacatgTTATTAGGGAGGGTAGAAAGGAAACCCATAGGATTACCATGGATGCTGTTTTTCACAAAATTCCTTATGGCCGTAAACCCTCCAAAGATGCAAGGGAGGAGGTTGCTGGTTCCCATGAGACAGCTGCTGTCAAAGCTGGTAAATCTAGCTCTCAAATTATCAACGAAAAAGATCGTCAAAGTGGACCCCAACTCTCTAGAAAGCCATCTTTTGATGGATCGCTCGATAGATATTGTCAACTGTACGAGTGTAGTTGCAATGCAGAACCCAAACATCATATATCTGGCACGCTGAAGTTGAGAAAAGAAGGGATGCCTTCGCCTAGCCGGAAGCCTTCAAAAACTTTGGAAAGGATTCTGTCCTTGCCTGATCTTAGACCGTATTATCTCCACCATGAGGACTATCTCGATGCTACTTCTTCGGGAATGTCAATTAGGACCCAAGTAAACAACAGTGTGCATGTACCCAGTGTTAGGTTGGATGAGACACTGTTAGATGCCCCTGCAGGGCGTGGAAATCAAAACTTGGCTGAACTTAGGGAGTCAGATGATGTTCCAAAGGACGAGATGGGATCGACATCATTGGCAAATGAGAAAGCAGAAGGTGAAGTAGATTATACTCCTGATGATTTGGGAAGCTTGAACACAGCAGAAAGTGATGCTCAACAGGAGAATGAAAACCTGACCATAACAAGTCTTGTTAGTAAGCTGCCAGaacaaagttcaatttctgtGCTCGACTCTTCTGACGACGATATGGCTAGCACAATAAAGTTTTCAGTGTCTGAAG GGTCATTCCAGTCCCTTGTCAGTCAGCATGATCAGGCTAGCAATGCTATTGAACTTGCATTCCCTCCTGATTTAGAGAACG GGTCATTCCAGTCCTTCGCCAGTCAGCAAGATCAGGCTGGCATTTCTTTCGGGCTTGCTGTCGCTGCTGATCTAGTGAACG AGTCATTCGAGTCTTTCGCCAGTCTGCAAGATGAGGCCGGCATTTCTATCAAGGAATTCAACAGCGAATTGTTACGGGTTCTTGTTGATACAAGCAACGTAGACCACTTCAATTTTGTCAAATATGCTCTGGACTTATCTGGCTTCAGCAGGGATGAGTTACTAGGGATGTGGCATTCCCCTGAGCAGCCACTGGACCCTGCCCTGTTTAAGGAAGTTGAGGACTACTTGGTCCCCGAACTCGACTCGTCTGAAACCGAAGAAGAGGCCATCAACCTTAACCATCTGCTCTTGTTTGATGTGATCAACGAAGTGTTGCTAGAGATACACGAGAGATCCTTCACCTACTGGCCGGTGCCCTTGTCCTCAACTTCCCAGATCCGGCCATTCCCCGTGGGGCACCATGTCCTGGAAGAGGTATGGGAAAACATAAGATGGTACTTGAGCTGGAGGCCCGAGGTCGATCAGTCGCTAGACGACGCTGTCACCCGGGACTTAGCGAGGAGTGACGGTTGGATGAACCTCCAATTTGAATCCGAATGCGTTTGTTTAGAGCTCGAGGACATAATATTCGACGATCTCTTGGACGAACTTGTTTGGACCTGA